A section of the Sander vitreus isolate 19-12246 chromosome 19, sanVit1, whole genome shotgun sequence genome encodes:
- the nop10 gene encoding H/ACA ribonucleoprotein complex subunit 3 produces MFLQFYLNDNGDRVYTLKKICPDGQPTSSAHPARFSPDDKFSRHRVTVKKRFGLLLTQRPRPVL; encoded by the exons ATGTTTCTGCAGTTTTACCTAAATGATAACGGGGACAGAGTTTACACTCTgaag AAGATTTGTCCTGATGGGCAGCCCACCAGCTCAGCCCACCCGGCTCGCTTCTCCCCAGACGACAAGTTCTCCCGACACCGGGTGACCGTGAAGAAACGCTTTGGCCTTCTGCTCACCCAGCGACCCAGACCTgttctgtga